Genomic segment of Triticum aestivum cultivar Chinese Spring chromosome 6A, IWGSC CS RefSeq v2.1, whole genome shotgun sequence:
ggcctcagaggggcctgcgTTGCTGGCCGTATTTTTACTATGAGCCAGACAGCTATCCTCAACCGCACAAAactgggtcataagtgtcgtgagggctgccatggatttcggcctttcttggccgaggtggcgggcgagccattcatcacggatgctatgtttaaaggccgctagagcttcggcatccggacagtcaacgatctggttctttttggttaggaacctagtccagaatttcctggctgactctccaggttgttggactatgtggcttaaatcatcggcgtctggtggccggacatatgtaccttggaagttgtcgaggaaggcttcttccaagtcctcccagctgccgatagaattttcaggcaggctatttaaccaatgctgagctggccctttgagctttagtgggaggtatttgatagcgtggaggtcatctccgcgggctatgtggatatggagaataaaatcctcgatccataccgcggggtcggttgttccgtagtatgattcaatgttaacgggtttgaacccttcggggaattcgtgatccattactttattggtgaagcaaagagggagtgcggcgcctctatatcgggccgcgtcacgacgtagctccgatggagtccgtctgcagttGTCGGCTCGGgtatgactaggtttgtcacgtccgaataggtagccatcatcacgtgtcgagGAACGTTCTCGCGATCCGCAAATCGATCGGGTatatcctgctttattgttcaggtcatgtcgaaggtcatatgtatgactgtgagctgatttacctctgcctttgcgatgaggcggggcgggctggtgttcggcttgagttgccactttgtcccgtccacgtggtggtcggtcagccgcattgcgcgatggtggtatgtgtttcggcgcctcgtcgtcgaactgaggtagtaatttgcgcttcaGGTAGCTTCTGGCCGGGCGcttgaggtcgtattcttcggctgctaggacgtcggtccatttatcgttgagcagatcttggtcagctttaagctgctgctgcttctttttcaggctccttgcagtggctattagctggcgcttgaagcgctcctgctcaagaggttcctcaggcacgatgaaatcctcggtgtcgaggctcgcctcatcctcggagagcggaacataattactgtcctcccagtcctcgtgcgtggcctgtttactatggctaacctgcccatcttcccgttcatcccgTTCGGTAGTTGCTTCAACTgggtcttcgttgttttcggcaccttccggagtgttatcttctcctgtgccggtgttgctatctttactgCAGCGTGACTTAGAGCGGGGCCGGTGACACCGGCGTTTcgattgtatctcaggaggtttatcctcaactggatcttctttgtcatcgccgctattctcctttggtgcatccaccatgtacacatcgtatgaggaagtggtcgtccaacgtccAATGAATGGCGggtcctgggcctcttcttctctggcatcgtcgtccataccatcgatgtcatcggagccgtaatcgagcatgtcagttaagtcttcgacaatggctataaagtgggtggcgggtgggagcgaaattccctgtcatcagcttctagttcgaaccggatatagttcggctatgagtcccccgccaaggacaggttctttaatgagtttagcacgtcacccaaaggcgagtgccggaagatgtatgcggcgctgaattcgaagattgataaatgatcaagttcggcgtccgcgaaCTCACACGGTTCAGAACTTACTACCGGAAATGATTCCGGAGTTTCGGAGATGCAAGTATCGTGTGaagttaagtccatgtgcggctccaacgccggggagtCTGTGGGCTCTGTGGTGGGGTTAAGCCTCtggtccttggatggcgcagtatgctccggatctaaAGCCAGAGTGGTTACATGAGCTATCTCCTGAATGtaatccgatgacagatttaggtcatgttcatcgaggtgaccaggagcgatcgccgcggtctcgaatccagcaaagatcaaatctccacggatgtccgtgacatagttcaagctcccaaatctgacccgatggccagtggcgtagctattgatctgctccagatggccaaacgagttggcccgcagtgcgaagccgtcgaacatGAAAATTTGCccagggagaaaggtttctccttggacagcgtcgttgttgacgattgaaggggccatcgaaccttttggggacggcacaatggaactctcaatgaaagcaccaatgtcagtgtcaaaaccggcggatctcgggtaggaggtcccgaactatgagtctaaggtcaatggtaacaggagacaggggacacgatgtttacctaggttcgggccctctctatggaggtaataccctacgtcctgcttgattgatcttgatgaatatgagtattacaagagttgatctaccacgagatcgtaatggctaaaccctagaggtctagcttgtatggctatggtaatgaatctatctcccttcggactaagtcctctggtttatatagacaccgggaggatctagggttacacaaggtcggttacaaagaaaggaatctacatatttggtcgccaagcttgccttccacgccaaggagagtcccatccggaaacgggtgcagtcttcggtcttcgtgttcttcacagcccatcagtccggtccatagctaataggccggacgcccgaggaccccttagtccaggactccctcacttactgCCGGTGGAGCCGACAACACTCTCATGCCGGAGACGAGGTGGGCGAGATGGAGATGAAGATGAAGGGGACAAGCAGATCTTGCTGCCTGAGATTTAAGTTCCCGTCGCCGCTGCTGCCGCATATCTGAGAAGCAGCCGCCTCCGATGCCAAGAACTAATGATGGATTTCTCCTATCGCTCAGGTGGACTAGTAAAAGGGGTGAGGCTAGATTTTATACCATCCCGCGCCGGCGGATTTCGGTCTCCCACCATCTCCCTGCCGAATCCACCCTGCACCGTCGTGCACGCCGTTCCCCTGTTGCGTTCGACTCGGCCTGACTCACTGGAAATGGTTGGTTTGAACATTGCTAGCGAGCAAATCTCTGGACTGCTTTAACGTTCATGCATGTATGGGCCAGGCTCTTGTGTACACAACCAAACGAATTTTTTTACATCTAGCAAGCCTGTTTTGATTGAATGCATGCAACCAAACGGGTCCTTAgaagctactccctctgtaaataaatataagaatgtttagataTTTATTTACAGAGAAAGTATATAGACattgtaaataaatataacagtgatctaaacgctcttatattttctTTATGCAGGGAGCACTTCTGTTAGCCAAGTTTCCTATGTTGTTGAATCGGGAGAGCCATGTATGGTTGGGCCAAGCCCACCATTTAAACTGTATCCCCTTGTGGTGAACTTTGATCAATAATAAAGCTTGGTTCTTCTATCCGACGTTGCGTAAAAGTATTGCACTTCCGGGCTTCCCCAGATGCGAAATTCAGTGTCTATATAGAATGCTTAAACGATTTTCTGCAATGCTGAGTTGGCGACTAGCCAGTATCATCACAGCTACAGGTTGAATGATGAAAACTGAGCAAAAAAACTTGCAATTACAACAACAAAAAAATGCCAGACGGGACAGATCAAATGCAGCAAAAGTGGCACTAAGTAACTTATGATTATATCCAGAAGAAGCTGCAAGCACCAAAACCCCTTTCGGCAACAAAGCATTCACCACCGGCCCTCTTGAAAAGTAAGTACAGCCGTACAGTCCAAAACATGATTGATCGAAATACGCTACGCAAAGGAATCCAGATGTCTTACAAATACGTATAATAAAGAACTGTTCTCCCTCAGGAATAATAACTGTTGATCTGGCTACACCGTCGACCTAACACCCAACTGCATTTTGACATATATGAGACGCACATGTTATTCGCAGGCCGACACTCAACAGCCGGACGCCCAGTCGCCCACCCACACTGTCCTACGCAACAGATTACAGATCAAAGGGGACGCGCCACTCCGAATGGCAAACATTATTAGCAACAAGGCGCCGGCCACCTAACAAGACCAAACACGTTTCGAGCTCAGCTTGATTGGCGATGATCAGTTTGCATTTCCACGCACATCCCCAAATGATCAGCTCCACTTTGACAGCTtgaaatgtagtaatttcaaaggCACACACGTGAGGATGCGACAAAAGGTGAAGCGGCCACGCTCCCCATTGCAAACAAAACATTTCGCCTAATGAGATACAGTTAACTCACTAATCCAGAGAGAATGTCCTGGAGCAGAATCCAAtcgtgtagagagagagagagaggagaggcaacatggaagaagaagagaaatCATTTCCTATACAATTTGTCTAGCAGAGTTGCACAATCACCAACCAGGTGCGGGACATCTCACCAGTCAGCAGGTGCAGCCATTGCAGTTGCACAGAGAGGATTTGTGCAGCATGCTGGCGATTCGCAAGCAGAGATCATAACGATGAAGAAGAAATCTCCAGATTTTCGTTCGGCTGGCGACGTGATCTCCACCGGAAGCACACGACGGAAAAGTATCATCACGGTCAAGTGTTCTACTAGTGGTtaacagaggaagaagaatgcctGAGAAATCATCGCCGCAATGAAATCACACTGGAGGGCCTGGATCCTTCCCTCTTCCGCCACCCTTGCCGCTGAAGCACGACCTGCCAGCCGGCGGCAGCTTCTTCGTCGGTGCATCCGGCGCTGCTCGGCCGCCGCCGTCCTTGCTGTGCTCCCCGTGGCACCGCCTCGAGGAGCCTGCCTGCGGGAGGCCGCCCTCCCTGGCCACCGTACGCTCGTCTTCTGGGCTGGCCTGCAGCACGTCGGCAATGGACATGCGGGCTTCACGCTGCGTGTCCGGCGTCGACGGCGGCGCCCTGGCCGgggccggcggggcggcgccgtcCTCTCTGATCTCGACCACTACGCCATTGGCCGCCTCGGATCTCCCCGGGCGATCCTTAGCCTCCTGATTGTCGCCGCCGTTGCTGCTCGGCACGGTCTGTGGCTCTTCGCGCGCTTGCCCGGAGGAGTAGTCGTCGATCGTCAGAGCGAATTCTTGGCTGCCTCTCCGGTCCTCCCGTGGCGCAGGCGCAGCACGGCCCTCCGGCTCCGGCGAAACCATGCCGACGGCGACGAAGGCGATGTTGCAGCGGCAGAGCGGGCAGTTGGAGTGCGACTTGAGCCAGGTGTCGATGCACAGCAGGTGAAAGGCGTGGCTGCACTTGGGCAGCAGCCGCAGGCTCTCGCCGTCCCGGAACTCGCCCAGGCAGACGGAGCAGTCGGTGGAGTCGACGAACCCGTCGCCGCGCTTGTACTTGCACACGGTGATCTTGCTGATCAGCGTCTCGTCCATCCCGTCCGACGGCGCGACCTCCCACTCCTCCTGGCCCCTGGAATCGccgcggccgtcgccgccgcccccgccacccccgCCGCGGCCGGCGCCGGGGCCAAAGAGTCTGTTCCGCAGGGAGCTGAAGGTGCCGCAGTACTTGGAGATGATGGTGTAGTAGCTGACGAGGAGGAAGGCGCTGGCGAGCACCCCTATGATGGCGATGACGAGGGGCGAGAAGGCGGGGCCGGAggagtcgtcgccgtcgccgctggGGCCGGCGATGTCGAAGACCGGCGGCGGGGGCGGGAAGATGAAGTAGCACCACTGCGGGCAGTACATGCTGCACAGGCCCTGGGAGCAATCCCTCGTCGGCTCGTAGGGCATCCACGTCGGCTGCGGCCCAAGAGCCATCGGAGCCGGAGGAGGATTGAACATTGCGGCCATGGAAgaccaagaagatggagaagaatcaCAGGGAACAGAGACGAGAGGAGCAAATCTCTGCTCCGTCAGGCCATGCTGAGCCTGCCAAGCTCTAGAACCGAGAGGATCTGCATGAGTTTCTGGGCCGACGAATTGTGGCGACTGGCGAGGGAGATGAGAGAAGCAAAGCAAGAGGGAAGATGAGTGGCTATCCTGTCTGTGACAGTCTCTGCTTGCAGCTTGGTGCTCTGCTGCTTTACAGGCGTTGGGGAGTGTGAAaggcgagggagggagggggagaagGGGATCGATCgatgatgagatgagatgagatgcttCCACCAGCTGCTGTGCTATGCTACCTTGCCCGCTGCTGAGAGTGGGAGGGGGTACTCGATCTGGTGCTGCTCAAAGTCTGAAATTCTGGAAGAAATGGACCTGTGCGTGCTTGTCTGGAAAGCAACGAATTTTTGGGAttgggggaggtggtggcggtggttgggACTGAGGCCTTCGGTGCCGTCCTACGGGTCACATaggctgctctgctctgatttcgttttccttttttccttttcatcGGGTGGTTGATGCTGCTCCTCTCATCTCTGCTTCGTTTTGTCTCCTTTGAAATACAAGGGAAATGAGGTGTTTGGATCGTCAGATGATAAAGTAGGAGGTAATAGCATCACGAGTCCCACAACTTGTCCTAGATGTGACGATTTGGTCCAAAACTTGCAAAAGCCAACTATTGAGTCctacaacttgcacccaatgtgcaAATTTAGTCCTAGCTAATCAGACGACGACAAGTTGAGCCTAGTCAGCAGAGCCGGTCAGCGCAGCACATTTTTCAATTACCCCCCTGGCCTTTGCACTAATGAACCcgcctcctctccccctcctctccgcTCCACCCactccccctctgctccctctctgctTCCTCCCTTCCCTCCGATCTGCGTTCGCGGCCCCAGCAGCTCTGTCTCACACCGGCGACAGACCAGCAAGATCCGTCAGAAATTGAGGAGAGGGAGGGCGCCGGGGAGCGGCAGCGGCGAGCAATGGAcggccacgggggcggcggctccggcataGGAGGCGCGGGCAAGCTCACACGGACGCCCTCCTCGCTGCTGCGCTCCTCGACTGTGCGCAACTGCTCCTCCTTCCAGGCGGTGCTGGTGGAGGACCCGGAGCCCGACGACAAGAAGTAGCAGGCGCCGGCGCAGGGCAGGGCGCTGCACCCGCACGGCCTCCGGCCGGGCGGCCCGCCCCACCCGGCCCTCATCCTCGCGCTCCCCCTCGCCCTGCTCCTCCTGCTACTCCTCCTCCCCGATGACCGCCACCTGCTCCTTCtcgcggccgccgccaccgccgcgctcgccgcggcggccgcggccgcgcgCCGCCTGCGGATGCGCCGCTCCCCGCAGTCCGGCTCCGTGCAGTGGTTCATCGGCGACGAGGGCAACAGGCCGCACCACGCCCGCGACAGCAAGGGCAGGggtagcgccgccgccgcgcacggcCGCGTGGTGCGAGAGGGCGTCGAGTTCTACATCAATGGGGACTGCTACGAGGGGGAGTTCCACGACCACAAGGGCCGCTGCAACGGCAGCGGCGTCTACAACTTCTTCGGCAAGGGCAAGTACGAGGGGGACTGGGTGGACGACAAGTACGATGGCTACGGCATCGAGAGCTGGGCGCGCGACAGCCGCTACCGCGGCCAGTATCGCCAGTGCCTCCGCCATGGCCACGGCGTCTACCGCTTCTATAGCGGCGACTGCTACGCCAGCGAGTGGGCCGGCGGCCAGAGCCACGGCATCGGCGCGCAGACGATTTCACAGACTACCCGTAAGAGCAGAGCTGATCGATGTTGATTTTATTCCAGAGTTCAGTTCGATCAGACTAGTAGCTAGTATTCCATCCCATCGTTCTAAGTAGCATCGCTGTTAGCTTGAGCTCCATTGTTCTGTTAGTATATGGCTTACGATTGTGCCCTGCTAAGATTGAGGTGAAACTTCTCATGATCAGCAACATTCAGCTTGTTACAGCTTTGCTTTCATTACCTTGCTTGTATTTGGTGCCCCTCTGATAATTGCCCCTTGGAGAATCAATTTGATTTTGATGCATTGCAGCATGTTTGTCTCTGCACATTAATGATCTATTTTTGCTTATATCTTAGTTGTGTTGGTGCGCCTCTGATAATTATTCCCCGGATAATCAATTTGATTTTGATGCCTTGCACCGTGACTGTCTCTGCATTAACAATCTATTTTTTCTTAGTATCATCTGGTTTACCTGATCAGACATATGTTCTAGACATTTGTAAGTGTGTTAGGATCTGCTGACTTCTAAAAAATGTCTCACAGTACTGGTTTGCACTAGCTTGGAAACTTTGTTCATCTTTTTGAATCGTCATGCTATTAGGGGCAAAGAAAAATCCAGCCAGTTAAACTCAGGTGGTGTAGTGCGGGTTCATTAGTGCAAAGGCCAGGGGGGTAATTGAAAAATGTGCTGCGCTGACCGGCTCTGCTGACTAGGCTCCACTTGTCGTCGTCTGATTGGCTAGGACTAAATTTGCACATTGAGTGCAAGTTGTGGGACTCAATAGTTGGCTTTTGCAAGTTTTGGACCAAATCGTCACATCTAGAACAAGTTGTGGGACTCCTGGTGCTATTACCTCATAAAGTAGGAATAACCCGGAGTCCGGAATGACCACTTCAGTAGTTCAATGAAGCTGTGAACGGATAAAGTGAACGAGTGATATTCCAAAAAAGGAAAAACGAGTGATACACTTGCAGCAACGCCAATGCAGGGTGCAGATCACCTTCAAATCGTAAGAACATCTTCAAGAACAATGGTCAAATTTGACTCTCCGTATGTCTGCGGTCAGTAGGAGGCTGAGCTTAATTTATTCCTCCCTACAACGGTGTC
This window contains:
- the LOC123128048 gene encoding E3 ubiquitin-protein ligase Os04g0590900, translating into MAAMFNPPPAPMALGPQPTWMPYEPTRDCSQGLCSMYCPQWCYFIFPPPPPVFDIAGPSGDGDDSSGPAFSPLVIAIIGVLASAFLLVSYYTIISKYCGTFSSLRNRLFGPGAGRGGGGGGGGDGRGDSRGQEEWEVAPSDGMDETLISKITVCKYKRGDGFVDSTDCSVCLGEFRDGESLRLLPKCSHAFHLLCIDTWLKSHSNCPLCRCNIAFVAVGMVSPEPEGRAAPAPREDRRGSQEFALTIDDYSSGQAREEPQTVPSSNGGDNQEAKDRPGRSEAANGVVVEIREDGAAPPAPARAPPSTPDTQREARMSIADVLQASPEDERTVAREGGLPQAGSSRRCHGEHSKDGGGRAAPDAPTKKLPPAGRSCFSGKGGGRGKDPGPPV